The segment GACAAAATGCTTTTTTGCCACAGGTGAAAAAAGCGCCTTACCTTTTGATATTTTTGCTGCATCCTTTTATTTGTTGAGTCGTTATGAAGAATACCTCCCACACGTTAAAGATGATTATGGTCGTTTTACAGCTACCGAGAGTCTTGCTTATAAACATGAGTTTCTTAATCAACCAGTGATAGATATATGGGCTTATAAATTAAAGGTCATACTAGAGCAGAAGTTTGAAGATTTTGTATTTCCTAGACGGTCCTTTAATATTCAACCTGTAATTGATGTTCCTATGGCCTATTACTTCAAGCAAAAAGGTCTTATGAGAACGGCGGGTGGATTAATTACTGATTTGTTTAGTTTTAAATTTCGACGTTTTTATCAAAGATTAATGGTCTTGTCTGGATTCACAAGAGATCCCTATGATTCGTTTAAATGGATCATTAATAAACAAAAACAATACAAATTTAAATTCGTTGTATTTTTTCTTATTGGTGATTATTCTACTTATGATAAGAATATCAGCATCTATAAAAAGAAGTTTGTGTCCTTAATAAAATCGGTGGCCGATTATTGTAAAGTTGGATTAAAAGTCTCTTACTTCGCATTAGATGATATTTCAATTCTTAAAAAAGAAAAAAAGAAAATCGAATCAGTTACAAATTATGAGTTACAGGCATCGCGAAATTCATTTTCTAAATTAAATCTTCCAATATCATATCGAAACTTAATTGAATTAGAGATTAAGGAAGATTTTACCATGGGCTATTTGAACCATATCGGATTTAGAGCAGGAACCTGTACACCATTTTTATTTTATGATTTAGACTATGAAACAGTAACCCCTTTGTTAGTTAATTCCTTTCATTGTATGGATTTCGCCTTCTTAAAGCGTCAATCGCAATTAGATAAAGAACAAGAATTACAACGATTAATAAATAGCGTAAAAGATGTAAATGGTACCTTTACACCTATATTTCACAATTATACCTTCGGAAGCGAGGAGCGCTGGAATGGCTTTAGACAATTATTTACACAAGTATTAGAATCAGTACATGAAAATTAACGGGATTAAACACATATTTTTTGATTTAGATCACACGCTTTGGGATTTTGATAAAAATTCGGCATTAACTTTTGAAAAGATTTTTGAACTGCATAATGTGTGTGTAAATACATCAGATTTTTTAAGAATATATGAACCTATTAATTTGAGCTATTGGAAATTATATCGAGAAGAAAAAATAGATAAAGCAAACTTGAGGTATCGCCGTTTAAAAGATACATTTGAAGCTGTAGATTTCGA is part of the Formosa sp. Hel1_31_208 genome and harbors:
- a CDS encoding polysaccharide deacetylase family protein, producing the protein MLLVYTHQITPRLRYAFKHICTRILGVPVSFTTIIEEFIAHDSMKMSYTRQPLSNEVFIRNHELLFEQGLSDVDIHVQNWEQTKCFFATGEKSALPFDIFAASFYLLSRYEEYLPHVKDDYGRFTATESLAYKHEFLNQPVIDIWAYKLKVILEQKFEDFVFPRRSFNIQPVIDVPMAYYFKQKGLMRTAGGLITDLFSFKFRRFYQRLMVLSGFTRDPYDSFKWIINKQKQYKFKFVVFFLIGDYSTYDKNISIYKKKFVSLIKSVADYCKVGLKVSYFALDDISILKKEKKKIESVTNYELQASRNSFSKLNLPISYRNLIELEIKEDFTMGYLNHIGFRAGTCTPFLFYDLDYETVTPLLVNSFHCMDFAFLKRQSQLDKEQELQRLINSVKDVNGTFTPIFHNYTFGSEERWNGFRQLFTQVLESVHEN